Proteins co-encoded in one Cytophaga hutchinsonii ATCC 33406 genomic window:
- a CDS encoding GNAT family N-acetyltransferase, with the protein MKIIFEKNLYKLYIRHKPDLKIIDLLKRTCWGTKETTYQHQDTEQNIMKVPDPLFFSLEKEDKLIGTCCFSKRSIHKNNHTIDFWYSRYFSIDPKNQGGIFGNMILKNIRTYFEKEIHTPSVFYAHVDASNTRSHKLLNHIGFEKIRSFETLTFSRLYPKKHKAAQMLLQPDKQIMLDLLQEAYKNYELAHFDLRFFDGNYFIFKIEHEIVAGIRVNKAHWIVRHLAGFSGKMIMTCLPYIPVLSRLFNPKDFRFAAFDGIYCKAGYEKEFFQLMESVCAIHKVSTGLTWMDTQSSLYNRLKTAMVGELWINSKSKFLPM; encoded by the coding sequence AAATTATTTTTGAAAAGAATTTGTATAAACTATATATTCGGCATAAACCCGATTTGAAAATTATTGATCTGCTGAAGCGCACATGTTGGGGAACCAAAGAAACAACATACCAGCATCAAGATACCGAACAAAACATAATGAAGGTACCGGATCCGTTATTTTTCAGTCTGGAGAAAGAAGACAAGCTTATCGGTACCTGTTGTTTTTCAAAACGCAGTATACATAAAAATAACCATACGATTGATTTTTGGTATAGCAGATATTTTTCTATTGATCCGAAAAACCAAGGTGGGATTTTCGGCAATATGATCTTAAAAAATATCCGTACATATTTTGAAAAAGAAATACATACGCCTTCGGTTTTTTATGCCCATGTAGATGCATCAAATACGAGGTCTCATAAACTGCTTAATCATATTGGCTTTGAAAAGATACGGAGCTTTGAAACACTAACGTTCAGTCGGCTTTATCCTAAAAAACATAAAGCAGCACAGATGCTTTTACAACCTGATAAGCAGATAATGCTTGATCTTTTACAGGAAGCATATAAAAACTACGAACTTGCTCATTTCGACCTGCGTTTTTTCGACGGAAATTATTTTATATTTAAAATTGAACATGAAATAGTAGCAGGTATACGTGTAAACAAAGCACATTGGATCGTAAGACATTTAGCGGGCTTTTCCGGGAAAATGATTATGACATGTCTTCCATACATTCCGGTTCTATCCAGACTATTTAATCCCAAGGATTTTCGTTTTGCGGCCTTTGATGGTATATACTGCAAAGCAGGCTATGAGAAAGAATTTTTTCAGCTGATGGAAAGTGTTTGTGCAATCCATAAGGTAAGCACAGGCCTCACCTGGATGGATACTCAGTCATCTTTATATAACAGATTAAAGACAGCGATGGTTGGGGAATTATGGATAAACTCAAAGAGCAAATTCCTGCCTATGTAG
- a CDS encoding PAS domain-containing protein encodes MYNLQLDFEQARTRHLLFKTKLRSVLYGSEIDTKSVISYADCAVSKWIYEHALKAYGHIPEMHQLKLVHINLHESAQELVRLYKDGKIDKARRGLSNLELIADHFAALLTVVELKLQLSNYPAAAIRDNEAVLNNTHKELLELHTSLHELDARIRKQTDELVSTQRGVENKLRNHFSHAPVAICILRGAEFVLELANDMYLQHIDKTADIVGKRLFEELPELEKQGVREMLNSVLDTGNPFVGTDVEIRMKRNGINETLYFNFVYKPLDDHETIPGIMIVCSEVTDQVIAKKAMIENQQRLNIAIEATALGTYEVNLKTAELVYSDRYLEIFGYAPHEKPGHKELVKCIHEDDVHIREQAFAIAFETSKLFYEVRIILRDQSVRWLRAFGKVFFDDKGTPEKMLGTVMDITKEKAAEEKIRKANEVLEIALQSAKLGTYELNIKSGKANFSLLCKEIFGFEPDKDVTLEDVRSSTHPDDKEITRSYMLEALANKQNYDAEYRIITADKSIRWISISGKGVYDAEGNVKKLIGVIENITDRKHAEDELNISVQKFRLLADSMPQFVWTGDTAGNLNYFNQSVFDYTGLTPAQIYLEGWLQIVHPDDREENIEKWMQAIQTGNDFIFEHRFKKNTGEYRWQLSRAIAQRNKTGEIQMWVGTSTDIQDQKTSAQKLEELIKERTKELKNANIELESMNQELRSFTYISSHDLQEPLRKIQTFISRIQNSDSGTLSKEGANYFARIQQSANKMKTLINDLLTYSRTSATEKVFEKTNLNLLLHEIKTEFTEVLKEKNGSLEISNLPEINAIPFQLRQLFINLISNAIKFSRPSVPPVIKISSAILLGRDTDNANAHENELYHQIIVSDNGIGFDPSYKDKIFEVFQRLHPKTEYEGTGIGLSICTKIAQNHNGFISASGELNKGAAFTIYLPLLK; translated from the coding sequence ATGTATAACTTACAACTTGACTTTGAACAAGCCAGGACACGGCATCTATTATTTAAAACAAAGCTAAGGTCTGTTTTATATGGATCCGAAATTGACACAAAGTCTGTTATCTCCTATGCTGACTGTGCAGTAAGTAAATGGATCTATGAGCATGCCTTAAAAGCTTACGGACATATACCTGAGATGCATCAGCTGAAACTTGTGCATATAAACCTTCATGAATCTGCGCAAGAGCTTGTACGTCTTTATAAAGATGGTAAAATTGATAAAGCACGCAGAGGCTTGTCAAACCTGGAATTGATCGCAGATCATTTTGCTGCTTTGCTCACAGTTGTTGAATTAAAATTACAACTCAGCAATTATCCGGCTGCTGCTATCCGCGACAACGAAGCTGTATTAAACAATACACATAAAGAACTTTTAGAACTTCACACCAGCCTGCATGAGCTGGATGCCCGCATCCGTAAACAAACAGATGAACTGGTCAGTACACAACGCGGCGTTGAGAACAAACTACGCAACCATTTCAGTCACGCTCCTGTAGCAATCTGTATCCTGCGGGGGGCTGAGTTTGTATTAGAACTTGCTAATGATATGTATTTGCAGCACATAGATAAAACAGCGGATATTGTTGGTAAACGTTTATTTGAAGAATTACCTGAACTGGAAAAACAGGGAGTGCGTGAAATGCTGAATAGTGTGCTGGATACGGGAAATCCCTTTGTAGGCACAGATGTAGAAATACGTATGAAACGCAATGGCATCAATGAAACATTGTATTTTAATTTTGTATATAAACCGCTGGACGATCATGAAACCATACCTGGTATTATGATTGTATGCTCTGAAGTTACGGATCAGGTAATTGCTAAAAAGGCAATGATTGAAAATCAGCAACGCCTGAATATTGCTATTGAAGCTACAGCTTTAGGCACATATGAAGTAAATCTGAAGACAGCCGAGCTTGTCTATTCAGACAGATACCTGGAAATTTTTGGATACGCACCACACGAAAAACCTGGTCATAAAGAATTAGTTAAATGTATACATGAGGATGATGTACACATACGTGAGCAGGCCTTTGCAATAGCATTTGAAACTTCTAAGCTGTTTTATGAAGTACGTATCATACTCAGAGACCAGTCTGTCCGATGGTTAAGGGCTTTCGGGAAAGTTTTTTTTGATGATAAGGGAACTCCTGAAAAAATGCTTGGAACTGTAATGGACATTACGAAAGAAAAAGCAGCAGAAGAAAAAATACGCAAGGCTAATGAAGTGCTTGAAATTGCACTGCAATCTGCCAAACTAGGAACATATGAATTAAACATCAAAAGCGGGAAAGCAAATTTCAGTTTACTTTGTAAAGAAATTTTTGGTTTTGAGCCGGATAAAGATGTTACCCTGGAAGATGTGCGTAGTTCAACGCATCCTGACGATAAAGAAATCACCCGCTCCTACATGTTAGAAGCACTTGCCAATAAACAGAATTACGATGCTGAATATCGCATTATAACAGCCGACAAGTCTATACGCTGGATCTCTATTTCAGGAAAAGGCGTCTATGATGCAGAAGGCAATGTCAAAAAACTGATTGGAGTAATCGAAAATATTACCGACCGCAAACATGCGGAAGATGAATTAAATATAAGCGTGCAGAAATTCAGATTACTTGCTGACTCCATGCCGCAATTTGTATGGACCGGTGATACAGCGGGTAATCTGAATTACTTTAACCAATCTGTTTTTGATTATACGGGGCTCACACCCGCGCAGATATATTTAGAGGGCTGGCTCCAGATCGTTCATCCCGATGACCGTGAAGAGAATATCGAAAAATGGATGCAGGCTATACAAACCGGTAACGATTTTATATTCGAACACCGCTTTAAAAAAAATACAGGTGAATACCGCTGGCAATTAAGCCGTGCTATTGCACAACGCAATAAAACCGGTGAAATACAGATGTGGGTCGGAACCAGCACAGATATACAGGATCAAAAAACATCGGCACAGAAATTAGAAGAGTTGATCAAGGAACGTACAAAAGAGTTAAAGAATGCAAATATTGAACTGGAAAGTATGAATCAGGAACTACGCTCCTTTACATACATTTCAAGCCATGATTTGCAGGAACCTTTACGAAAGATTCAAACATTCATCAGCAGAATCCAGAATAGCGATAGTGGAACGCTATCGAAAGAAGGCGCAAATTATTTTGCCCGCATTCAGCAATCAGCAAATAAAATGAAAACACTGATCAACGATCTGTTAACATACTCAAGAACCAGCGCAACTGAAAAAGTATTTGAAAAGACCAATCTTAATCTGTTGCTGCATGAAATTAAAACGGAATTTACAGAAGTATTGAAAGAGAAAAACGGCTCCCTGGAAATTTCAAACCTTCCCGAAATTAATGCAATTCCATTTCAGTTAAGACAATTATTTATAAACTTAATTTCAAACGCCATTAAATTTTCCAGGCCATCTGTCCCTCCGGTTATAAAAATCAGTTCTGCTATACTGCTGGGCAGGGACACAGATAATGCCAATGCGCACGAAAATGAATTGTATCATCAGATCATAGTAAGCGATAACGGTATCGGTTTTGACCCTTCCTATAAGGATAAAATTTTCGAGGTATTTCAACGCCTGCATCCCAAAACCGAATACGAAGGTACAGGTATCGGGCTTTCTATTTGCACTAAAATTGCCCAAAACCACAATGGCTTTATCAGCGCTTCGGGAGAATTAAATAAAGGTGCTGCGTTTACAATCTACTTACCGTTATTGAAGTAA